Proteins encoded by one window of Thermobaculum terrenum ATCC BAA-798:
- a CDS encoding histidine triad nucleotide-binding protein, translated as MAEDCIFCKIANKEISADEVWRDQDVVAFRDINPMAPVHVLVIPVSHIASLDQLQDQSLAGKLILTASELARKLDIDDSGYRVVINTGPEAGQSVNHLHLHLLGGRSMSWPPG; from the coding sequence GTGGCTGAGGATTGCATCTTTTGTAAGATTGCAAATAAAGAGATATCAGCTGATGAAGTTTGGCGTGACCAGGATGTGGTTGCTTTCAGGGATATAAATCCCATGGCTCCCGTGCATGTATTGGTTATTCCCGTATCTCATATTGCCTCTCTTGACCAACTGCAGGATCAATCACTAGCAGGCAAGCTTATCCTAACGGCATCAGAGCTTGCTCGAAAGCTAGATATCGATGACTCTGGTTATCGTGTTGTAATCAATACTGGACCAGAGGCGGGGCAAAGTGTCAATCACTTGCATCTGCATTTGCTTGGTGGACGCAGTATGAGTTGGCCTCCCGGCTGA
- a CDS encoding DedA family protein — MLHGFEQWVIELLRDLMQSLGWIGVLVAMAIESANVPLPSEVIMPLAGWMLIKEQNLPLYFVFWAGFWGAIGNTIGSLTNYALGIWGGRPFVEKYGRWLLISKRDLHRAEKWFDRWGDKIAFFSRLLPVVRTFVSFPAGVVRMHPIRFTIYTFIGSFIWCTFLAWLGYITGENWEVIRAYMRPFDIPILIALLVLLLLYIKHKWSEFREFDFNNSSYTPEGE, encoded by the coding sequence TTTGAGCAATGGGTAATTGAATTACTAAGGGACCTGATGCAGTCTTTGGGCTGGATCGGCGTTCTGGTGGCAATGGCTATAGAAAGCGCTAATGTACCCCTGCCATCTGAAGTTATAATGCCATTGGCTGGTTGGATGCTGATAAAAGAGCAAAACCTGCCTCTGTACTTTGTATTTTGGGCTGGTTTCTGGGGAGCTATTGGAAACACGATAGGATCTCTGACCAATTATGCTCTGGGTATTTGGGGGGGGAGGCCATTTGTCGAGAAATATGGAAGGTGGTTGCTTATAAGTAAAAGGGACCTGCACAGAGCTGAGAAGTGGTTTGATCGTTGGGGAGATAAGATCGCATTCTTTAGCAGACTTCTACCAGTGGTTCGTACTTTCGTGAGCTTTCCAGCCGGCGTGGTAAGGATGCACCCAATCAGGTTTACTATTTACACTTTTATAGGTTCTTTTATATGGTGCACTTTCTTGGCTTGGTTAGGTTACATAACAGGAGAGAACTGGGAAGTTATAAGGGCTTATATGAGACCATTCGATATACCTATCCTCATAGCTCTACTTGTGCTTTTGTTGCTTTATATAAAGCATAAGTGGTCAGAATTCAGAGAGTTTGACTTTAACAATTCTAGTTATACACCGGAAGGCGAGTAG
- the rpsU gene encoding 30S ribosomal protein S21, producing the protein MAEVVVGENESFESALRRFNKKVQQAGILSEARRREHYEKPSVRRKRKEAARRRKIEAKLKQQQSR; encoded by the coding sequence ATGGCCGAAGTTGTAGTAGGTGAAAACGAGAGCTTCGAGAGCGCTCTGCGTCGCTTCAACAAAAAAGTGCAGCAGGCAGGTATATTGTCTGAGGCGCGCAGACGAGAGCATTATGAGAAGCCAAGCGTGCGCCGGAAGCGCAAGGAAGCGGCTCGCAGGCGCAAGATAGAAGCCAAGCTGAAGCAGCAACAAAGCAGATAA